CTCCACACCACCACAGTTTTTGGAGACAGTGATCCGATTCCTGGCTGAAGGAGCTGCCAGTGGCCTGAATGTCATCGCCGTTTACGTCACAGAGATCCTCAGGGTCACAGGATTCGATGGTGGGTACCGGGGGTGACCCCTGTTTGGGACTCAGTCACTGTTTAGGCTGTTAAGGCTTTGCTGCACACTCTGCTtttcctttgtgtctgtgtcgctCACTGAACATCGTGTGCTGCAGTAGGAGAGAGTCTGTGACAGTGAAGGTTTTAAATGCAACTGGAAATATGCAGCCTTCCTCAGGGCAGTTTGTCTGCCACACCCTTTTAGGTGTGTTTACTTCTCTTGGTTCCTCTCTAAGGCAGGCAGGTTCTGTCAAGCTTTGTTCCACATGAAACGACACCTAAGCTGGATTTCATTTTCCCACAGTTGCACTGACATTGCCCCGCTTCACTCCGGAGGGTGTGACCGCCGTCGCCCAGTGGGGTCTGGTGGCCCTTATCGGTTACTGGGTGCTGACCATCGTCCTCCGTCTGCTGATTGGAGTGGCGAAGCAGGTGTTCTGGGTGGTGAAAACTGTCCTAGCACTCTGGCTTTTCGGACTGATCGTGACCGACAAGCACGCCTCCGCAGACACCACCGCAGTTCGATTGGGCGGCCTGGTGCTGGCATGCGTCCTGTTGACTCTGCTCACTTCTGACTCCGATAAGCCCTATGCAGTGGAGAACCGCCTGAACAGCCTGGAGGGCCGGCTGAAAGCAGTGGAGAAGAGGAAAGGGGAGTAGTGATGCGGAGGGTGGACAAAAGTGATGATGGAGGCTGAGAAAGTGGTAACACTAATGATTTACTCATCTGTGAGAGATGTGGGAAATAAAGTATCTCTGGGATTTTTAATCAGAAAGgctctttttgtttgcctccTGACATGAGAAAACATATTCACTATGATAAACACCTGATGATAATTACTGCATGATAAACATTTAATAAACGTTTTATATATATACGGtagataaactttttttttttcagaaaccaCACAGGCAGATGAAATGAGAATAAGGCCAAACTATGTGGACTTTTTAAGCATAAATATGCTTGTAAGTTTGTAAGACCATCAGCAGTGTCGTTAGTTTAATGAGTAATTCGATCAAAAACCAAAGAATTGGGTACAGTTGCCTAGATCTGCTTAACAGACTGCACGGTTCGTACATTCTTTAAGAGCCATGCGATCTGTTGAGCGGTAATAGTTTAAGTTAAACCTTCCACCTGCTGGTGGCGCTCGAAGAAACGTCAGCTGCTCGTGTAAGTTATGTTAGGTTCACCTTGAATAAAGTGACCCACCAGTTGCCAGACCATTCTTATCCTATTGAACTTTTTCTCTGTGAGTGGAGGGTTGTCACAGTTGAGGCTTAATCAAAgtgaacaaaaagaaagaaaaacagctgaTATGATCCTCACAGCCAGCCTCATGTAAGTCTTTACACTCCTGCTGTTCACTCAGCTGGGAGCTGAAGTGATCCTGTGGGTTCGTACCAGCAATCCTTTTGTGACAACCCATTTGTGCTCCAACTAAGGGGCACAACCTGACCTCTGAGCCAAAATTATTACGCCTGCTTGCTCGCCCTGCAAACTCACCTCCCTCTTACTTTGTGCTGTGATGGAGTGCCAAGCTGGCCAGATGCGAGTGACGACTCACCATGTTACCAGTCGTTCTGCTTCATCACAGATAGCCAGGAAACTAAGAAAAtacacactcagtgtgtttagaGTTAGGTGAAAACCTTCATCttaatgagatatttggccTAACATGTCTAACAGTGAATTAAACCACTATAGTGTATGTCAAATTGGAGCTTGAGCTCGTACTAATGAAAGCGCAAATCTGCAGATCATCTCAGCTCTTCAGGAAAATGTATTTATCAGGTTTTTTCTTGCCCTCAACTTCACTGTTTTGCCTGACTCTCACCCCTCTTATAGTGTAGCCTTTGACAACATCTTGAAACTTTTTCATGAGGAAAATCTTACAAATTCACAGGGCAGGGCAGTGGTTGATTGTTGGGGCTCGACAGTTCCTCACACATGGCTTAAATATGGGACTTGTTTTACTACTCAGTAATACTGTAGTTTAGCTCAAAGTCTGTTAGTGTAAATAAGGAGCTCTTTGCTAACAAGTTCACTACAACAACTTGTTCCCACGGCTCCCAGATGTAAAACCAAACTCCCGTTAATAAACGATAAAAATATACCTGTGCTGTATCCACTTGTCTTGCAGGCACataataaaaacatttcagtgaCCGTACCATCATCTAACTTCAAATCCAAGAG
Above is a genomic segment from Odontesthes bonariensis isolate fOdoBon6 chromosome 13, fOdoBon6.hap1, whole genome shotgun sequence containing:
- the LOC142397716 gene encoding uncharacterized protein LOC142397716 isoform X1; its protein translation is MARVLITACLLALGVAVGWAGAEAEAGGQQAKAESPPVVTLRTLITATCQEIQRYAESVLGAGVLRSAAESAVLFLESLLGQENVYTVAMFLETVIRFLAEGAASGLNVIAVYVTEILRVTGFDVALTLPRFTPEGVTAVAQWGLVALIGYWVLTIVLRLLIGVAKQVFWVVKTVLALWLFGLIVTDKHASADTTAVRLGGLVLACVLLTLLTSDSDKPYAVENRLNSLEGRLKAVEKRKGE
- the LOC142397716 gene encoding uncharacterized protein LOC142397716 isoform X2; its protein translation is MARVLITACLLALGVAVGWAGAEAEAGGQQAKAESPPVVTLRTLITATCQEIQRYAESVLGAGVLRSAAEFLETVIRFLAEGAASGLNVIAVYVTEILRVTGFDVALTLPRFTPEGVTAVAQWGLVALIGYWVLTIVLRLLIGVAKQVFWVVKTVLALWLFGLIVTDKHASADTTAVRLGGLVLACVLLTLLTSDSDKPYAVENRLNSLEGRLKAVEKRKGE